One segment of Panthera leo isolate Ple1 chromosome A3, P.leo_Ple1_pat1.1, whole genome shotgun sequence DNA contains the following:
- the PCYOX1 gene encoding prenylcysteine oxidase 1 translates to MGRTAGQLGSSLLGLWLLIGSWGCPGSAELRAPPEKIAIIGAGIGGTSAAYYLRQKFGKDVKIDLFERGEVGGRLATMTVRGQEYEAGGSVIHPLNLHMKRFVKDLGLSTVQGFGGLMGVYNGETLVFEESSWFIINMIKLIWHYGFQSLRMHMWVEDILDKFMRIYRYQSHDYAFSSVEKLLHSLGGDEFLGMLNRTLLETLQKAGFSEKFLNEIVAPVMRVNYGQSMNINGFVGAVSMSCADSGLWAVEGGNKLVCSGLLRASKSNLITGSVMYIEEKTRTKWTGNPTKMYEVVYQIGSETRSDFYDIVLVATPLNRKMSNITFLNFDPPIEEFHQYYQHIVTTLIKGQLNSTLFSSRALDKFDLSTILTTDNSDLFINSIGIVSSVTENDNPQPSTERAHVWKIFSQEILTKEQILKLFLSYDYAVKQPWLAYPRYKPPEKCPSIILHDRLYYLNGIECAASAMEMSAIAAHNAALLAYHRWNGHTDMIDQEDLYEKLKTEL, encoded by the exons ATGGGGCGCACGGCTGGGCAGCTCGGCTCGTCGCTTCTGGGGCTGTGGCTGCTGATAGGCAGCTGGGGGTGCCCTGGGAGCGCCGAGCTGCGGGCCCCGCCGGAGAAGATCG CAATTATTGGAGCTGGAATTGGTGGCACTTCAGCAGCCTATTATCTGCGGCAGAAATTTGGGAAAGATGTGAAGATTGACCTGTTTGAaagaggagaggtgggaggcCGCCTGGCCACCATGACTGTGCGAGGGCAAGAATACGAGGCAGGAGGTTCTGTCATCCATCCTTTAAATCTGCACATGAAGCGTTTTGTCAAGGACCTGG GTCTGTCTACTGTTCAGGGCTTTGGTGGCCTAATGGGGGTGTATAATGGAGAGACTCTGGTGTTTGAGGAGAGCAGCTGGTTCATAATTAACATGATTAAACTAATTTGGCACTATGGATTTCAGTCCCTCCGAATGCACATGTGGGTAGAGGATATATTGGACAAGTTTATGag GATCTACCGCTACCAGTCTCATGACTATGCCTTCAGTAGCGTAGAAAAGTTACTACATTCTCTTGGAGGGGACGAATTCCTTGGAATGCTTAACCGAACACTTCTTGAAACCTTGCAGAAAGCAGGCTTCTCTGAGAAATTCCTCAATGAAATTGTTGCTCCTGTCATGAGGGTCAATTATGGCCAAAGCATGAACATCAATGGCTTTGTGG GGGCAGTATCAATGTCCTGTGCGGATTCTGGCCTTTGGGCAGTAGAAGGTGGAAATAAACTTGTTTGCTCAGGGCTCCTTCGTGCATCCAAAAGCAACCTTATAACTGGATCAGTAATGTacatagaggagaaaacaaggacCAAGTGGACAG GAAATCCCACAAAGATGTATGAAGTGGTCTACCAAATTGGATCTGAGACACGTTCAGACTTCTATGATATCGTCTTGGTGGCCACTCCATTGAATCGAAAAATGTCCAACATAACTTTTCTCAACTTTGATCCTCCAATTGAGGAATTCCATCAGTACTACCAACATATAGTGACAACTTTAATTAAGGGGCAACTGAATTCAACTCTTTTTAGCTCTAGAGCCTTAGACAAATTTGATCTCAGTACAATCTTAACCACTGATAATTCAGATTTGTTCATTAATAGCATTGGGATTGTGTCCTCTGTAACAGAAAATGATAATCCTCAACCATCAACAGAAAGGGCGCATGTTTGGAAGATCTTTTCTCAAGAAATCCTCactaaagaacaaatattaaagcTCTTTTTGTCTTATGATTATGCTGTGAAGCAGCCATGGCTTGCATATCCTCGCTATAAGCCTCCAGAGAAATGCCCCTCCATCATACTCCACGATAGACTTTACTACCTCAATGGCATAGAGTGTGCAGCAAGTGCCATGGAGATGAGTGCCATTGCAGCCCACAATGCCGCTCTCCTTGCTTATCATCGCTGGAATGGGCACACAGACATGATTGACCAAGAGGACTTATATGAGAAACTTAAAACTGAACTATGA
- the SNRPG gene encoding small nuclear ribonucleoprotein G, protein MSKAHPPELKKFMDKKLSLKLNGGRHVQGILRGFDPFMNLVIDECVEMATSGQQNNIGMVVIRGNSIIMLEALERV, encoded by the exons ATGAGCAAAGCTCACCCTCCCGAGTTGAAAAA ATTTATGGACAAGAAATTATCAT tgaAATTAAATGGTGGCAGACATGTCCAAGGAATATTGCGGGGGTTCGATCCCTTTATGAATCTTGTGATAGATGAATGTGTGGAGATGGCAACTAGTGGGCAACAGAACAATATTGGAATGGTG gtaattcGAGGAAATAGTATCATCATGTTAGAAGCCTTGGAACGAGTATAA
- the FAM136A gene encoding protein FAM136A isoform X1, with translation MAELQQLRVQEAVDSMVKSLERENIRKMQGLMFRCSANCCEDSQASMQQVHQCIERCHAPLAQAQALVTTELEKFQDRLARCTMHCNDKAKDSIDAGSKELQVKRQLESCVTKCVDDHMHLIPTMTKKMKESLLSIGK, from the exons ATGGCGGAGCTGCAGCAGCTGCGGGTGCAGGAGGCAGTGGACTCCATGGTGAAGAgtctggagagagagaacatccgGAAGATGCAG ggCCTCATGTTCCGGTGCAGTGCCAACTGTTGTGAAGACAGCCAGGCGTCCATGCAGCAGGTGCACCAGTGCATTGAACGCTGCCATGCACCTCTGGCCCAAGCCCAGGCCCTGGTGACCACTGAGCTGGAGAAGTTCCAG GACCGCCTGGCCCGGTGTACCATGCATTGCAATGACAAAGCCAAAGATTCAATAGATGCGGGAAGTAAAGAGCTTCAGGTGAAGCGGCAGCTGGAGAGTTGTGTGACCAAGTGTGTGGATGACCACATGCACCTCATCCCGACCATGACCAAGAAGATGAAGGAGTCTCTCTTGTCCATTGGGAAATAG
- the FAM136A gene encoding protein FAM136A isoform X3, producing MHFCFDPLNGLMFRCSANCCEDSQASMQQVHQCIERCHAPLAQAQALVTTELEKFQDRLARCTMHCNDKAKDSIDAGSKELQVKRQLESCVTKCVDDHMHLIPTMTKKMKESLLSIGK from the exons ATGCATTTCTGCTTTGATCCCCTAAAT ggCCTCATGTTCCGGTGCAGTGCCAACTGTTGTGAAGACAGCCAGGCGTCCATGCAGCAGGTGCACCAGTGCATTGAACGCTGCCATGCACCTCTGGCCCAAGCCCAGGCCCTGGTGACCACTGAGCTGGAGAAGTTCCAG GACCGCCTGGCCCGGTGTACCATGCATTGCAATGACAAAGCCAAAGATTCAATAGATGCGGGAAGTAAAGAGCTTCAGGTGAAGCGGCAGCTGGAGAGTTGTGTGACCAAGTGTGTGGATGACCACATGCACCTCATCCCGACCATGACCAAGAAGATGAAGGAGTCTCTCTTGTCCATTGGGAAATAG
- the FAM136A gene encoding protein FAM136A isoform X4: MSVRRRGANGLMFRCSANCCEDSQASMQQVHQCIERCHAPLAQAQALVTTELEKFQDRLARCTMHCNDKAKDSIDAGSKELQVKRQLESCVTKCVDDHMHLIPTMTKKMKESLLSIGK; this comes from the exons ATGTCTGTTAGAAGGAGAGGTGCAAAT ggCCTCATGTTCCGGTGCAGTGCCAACTGTTGTGAAGACAGCCAGGCGTCCATGCAGCAGGTGCACCAGTGCATTGAACGCTGCCATGCACCTCTGGCCCAAGCCCAGGCCCTGGTGACCACTGAGCTGGAGAAGTTCCAG GACCGCCTGGCCCGGTGTACCATGCATTGCAATGACAAAGCCAAAGATTCAATAGATGCGGGAAGTAAAGAGCTTCAGGTGAAGCGGCAGCTGGAGAGTTGTGTGACCAAGTGTGTGGATGACCACATGCACCTCATCCCGACCATGACCAAGAAGATGAAGGAGTCTCTCTTGTCCATTGGGAAATAG